A part of Aegilops tauschii subsp. strangulata cultivar AL8/78 chromosome 2, Aet v6.0, whole genome shotgun sequence genomic DNA contains:
- the LOC109779701 gene encoding ubiquitin C-terminal hydrolase 12, whose protein sequence is MTISTPPPAPAEPQPQQEEEEVLVPHQELPNGTQPMEVVPAEPAATVENQPTEDTPISRFTWTIDNLSRVNTKKLYSETFVVGGYKWRVLIFPRGNNVEFLSMYLDVADSAVLPYGWTRYAQFSLSVVNQIHNKFTIRKETQHQFSARESDWGFTSFMPLSELYNPSRGYLVNDTCVIEAEVAVCKVVDYWSYDSKKETGYVGLKNQGATCYMNSLLQTLYHIPYFRKAVYHMPTTENDMPSGSIPLALQSLFYKLQYNDSSVSTKELTKSFGWDMHDSFMQHDVQELNRVLSEKLEDKMKGTVVEGTIQQLFEGHHMNYIECINVDFKSTRKESFYDLQLDVKGCQDVYASFDKYVEVERLEGDNKYHAEQHGLQDAKKGVLFIDFPPVLQLQLKRFEYDFMRDTMVKINDRYEFPLQLDLDRDDGKYLSPDADRNVRNLYTLHSVLVHSGGVHGGHYYAFIRPTLSDQWFKFDDERVTKEDAKRALEEQYGGEEELPQTNPGLNNTPFKFTKYSNAYMLVYIRESDKDKIICNVDEKDIAEHLRIRLEKDREEKERRKKEKAEAHLYTIIKVARDDDLTAQIGKDIYFDLVDHDKVPSFRIQKQMPFTQFKEEVAKELGIPTQFQRFWLWAKRQNHTYRPNRPLTPQEEALTVGQLKEAANKAHNAELKLFLEVELGLDLKPLTLPDKTREDILLFFKLYDPEKEQLRYVGRLFVKASGRPQDILPKLRKMAGFLQDDDVELYEEIKFEPNVMCEYIDNRIIFRSCQLEDGDIVCFQKSPKPDTADQFRYPDVPSFLVYIRNRQVVHFRSLEKPKEDDFCLEMSKIFTYDEVVEKVAQQLGVDDPSKIRLTSHNCYSQQPKPQPIKYRGVERLLDMLIHYNQTSDILYYEVLDIPLPELQALKTLKVTYHHATKDEVSVHSIRLPKNSTVGDVLSDIKSKVDLSHPDAELRLLEVFYHKIYKIFAPSEKIENINDQYWTLRAEEVPEEEKNLGPFDRLIHVYHFTKDTQNQTQVQNFGEPFFMVIREDETLSSIKERLQKKLKVSDEDFSKWKFAYISLGRPDYFEDSDTVATRFQRNMYGAWEQYLGLEHPDTAPRKAHSANQNRHSFERPVKIYN, encoded by the exons ATGACGATCTCCACACCGCCCCCGGCGCCCGCAGAG ccgcagccgcagcaggaggaagaggaggtgctCGTGCCGCACCAGGAGCTACCCAACGGGACGCAGCCAATGGAAG TTGTGCCTGCTGAGCCAGCTGCTACTGTCGAAAACCAGCCAACAGAGGATACACCAATCTCGAGATTTACTTGGACCATTGATAACCTATCAAGAGTGAATACGAAGAAGCTCTACTCTGAAACTTTTGTTGTTGGTGGCTACAAGTG gcgagttttgatTTTCCCAAGGGGAAATAATGTTGAATTCTTGTCAATGTATTTGGATGTTGCTGATTCAGCAGTCTTGCCCTATGGATGGACTAGATATGCACAGTTCAGCCTCTCAGTGGTTAATCAAATTCACAACAAGTTTACAATAAGAAAAG AAACACAACATCAGTTCTCTGCTCGAGAAAGCGATTGGGGTTTCACTTCATTTATGcctttgagtgaactctacaatCCCAGTAGAGGTTATCTTGTAAATGATACTTGTGTAATAGAAGCAGAGGTTGCTGTGTGTAAGGTTGTTGATTATTGGAGTTATGACTCTAAAAAGGAGACTGGCTATGTTGGCCTCAAAAATCAAGGTGCCACTTGCTATATGAATTCTCTCCTTCAGACTCTCTATCACATTCCATATTTCAGAAAG GCGGTTTATCATATGCCCACTACTGAGAATGATATGCCCTCAGGAAGCATTCCATTAGCTCTTCAAAGTCTCTTTTATAAGTTGCAGTATAATGACAGCAGTGTTTCCACAAAGGAGCTAACAAAATCTTTTGGGTGGGACATGCATGATTCATTTATGCAACATGATGTGCAAGAACTAAATAGAGTTCTTTCTGAGAAGTTGGAAGATAAGATGAAG GGAACCGTTGTGGAGGGCACAATACAACAATTATTTGAAGGGCATCACATGAACTATATCGAGTGTATCAATGTGGACTTTAAATCAACAAGGAAGGAATCCTTCTATG ACCTACAGCTTGATGTCAAAGGTTGTCAGGACGTCTATGCTTCATTCGACAAGTATGTGGAGGTGGAGCGCCTGGAAGGTGATAACAAGTATCACGCGGAACAGCATGGATTGCAG GATGCAAAGAAAGGTGTTCTTTTTATCGACTTCCCTCCTGTTCTACAACTTCAGCTAAAACGCTTTGAATATGATTTCATGCGTGACACAATGGTGAAG ATAAATGACCGTTACGAGTTCCCACTTCAGTTGGATCTGGATAGAGATGATGGGAAGTATTTATCTCCCGATGCAGACAGGAATGTGCGAAATCTTTACACTTTGCACAG TGTTCTTGTCCATAGTGGCGGTGTTCATGGCGGGCATTACTATGCTTTCATAAGACCTACGCTCTCTGATCAGTG GTTCAAGTTCGATGATGAGCGTGTAACAAAAGAAGATGCAAAGAGGGCATTGGAAGAGCAATATGGTGGTGAGGAGGAG CTACCCCAGACTAATCCTGGCTTAAACAACACTCCGTTCAAGTTTACCAAATATTCGAACGCATACATGCTTGTATACATTCGTGAAAGTGACAAGGACAAAATAATTTGTAATGTGGATGAGAAGGACATAGCTGAGCACCTTCGA ATTAGACTGGAAAAGGACCGTGAAGAGAAGGAGCGCCGGAAAAAGGAGAAAGCTGAGGCCCACCTATATACCATCATTAAG GTTGCTAGGGATGACGATTTGACTGCTCAGATAGGGAAAGATATATATTTTGATCTTGTTGATCATGATAAAGTCCCGAGCTTTCGTATTCAAAAGCAGATGCCTTTTACTCAATTCAAG GAGGAGGTAGCAAAAGAATTGGGCATCCCTACGCAGTTTCAACGATTTTGGTTGTGGGCCAAGCGGCAAAACCATACCTACCGACCCAATCGACCGTTGACTCCTCAAGAAGAAGCACTAACT GTTGGGCAATTAAAGGAAGCAGCAAACAAGGCCCACAACGCAGAACTGAAGTTGTTCTTGGAAGTTGAACTTGGGCTG GACCTAAAACCTCTTACTCTACCAGACAAGACCAGAGAGGATATTTTGCTTTTCTTCAAACTCTATGATCCTGAGAAGGAACAGCTGAG GTATGTTGGTAGGCTCTTTGTGAAGGCTTCAGGAAGACCACAGGATATTCTGCCAAAATTGAGAAAAATGGCTGGTTTTTTGCAAGATGATGATGTTGAACTTTACGAG GAAATTAAGTTCGAGCCAAATGTGATGTGTGAATACATTGATAATAGGATTATATTTCGCTCTTGCCAG CTGGAAGATGGTGATATTGTTTGTTTTCAAAAATCCCCAAAGCCAGACACTGCCGACCAGTTTAGATACCCTGATGTCCCATCGTTTCTGGTGTATATACGTAACAGACAG GTTGTCCACTTCCGGTCGTTGGAGAAGCCCAAGGAGGATGATTTTTGCCTAGAGAT GTCAAAGATTTTCACGTACGATGAAGTTGTAGAAAAAGTTGCTCAACAGCTTGGTGTTGATGACCCATCAAAAATTCGTCTTACATCACATAATTGTTACTCTCAACAGCCTAAGCCTCAACCCATTAAGTACAGAGGCGTTGAACGTTTGCTAGATATGCTGATTCACTACAATCAG ACTTCTGATATTCTGTACTATGAAGTATTGGATATACCCCTGCCAGAACTACAAGCATTGAAGACATTGAAAGTTACATATCATCATGCCACCAAGGATGAG GTGTCTGTTCACAGTATAAGATTGCCAAAAAATAGCACGGTTGGTGATGTTCTAAGTGATATCAAATCAAAG GTTGACCTGTCTCATCCTGATGCTGAACTTCGATTACTTGAAGTTTTCTACCACAAGATATACAAG ATATTTGCACCCAGTGAAAAGATAGAAAACATCAACGATCAGTACTGGACACTGCGTGCAGAGGAG GTACCGGAGGAGGAGAAAAACCTTGGTCCTTTTGATCGCTTGATTCATGTATACCATTTTACCAAAGACACTCAAAACCAAACG CAAGTTCAGAATTTTGGAGAACCTTTCTTTATGGTTATTCGTGAGGATGAGACCTTATCTTCTATTAAAGAACGTTTACAGAAAAAGCTTAAGGTCTCAGATGAGGATTTCTCCAAG TGGAAATTTGCGTACATATCCCTTGGTCGCCCAGACTATTTTGAAGATTCTGACACTGTAGCTACGAGATTTCAG AGAAACATGTATGGAGCTTGGGAGCAGTATCTTGGACTGGAGCACCCGGACACAGCGCCAAGGAAGGCACATAGTGCTAACCAG AACCGCCATTCATTTGAGAGGCCTGTAAAGATCTACAACTAG